GTGAACCATCGTTAGATAATTGTTTGGAATGGTGAATGGAAATAATTGTTCAAGATGAGGTATTATTAAACTAACTAATATAAAATTGTTTTAATGTTAATATTAGTTTAAATAAATTTTTACATAAATGGGAGGATTAAAATGGAAATTCGTTCAGTTAAAGGTTCAGACTACTATGTAATTTCACCTCTGATTAACGAGTGGTGGGGTGGCAGGAATATGTCTGATAAGCTACCAAAATTATTCTTCGACCATTTTGCACAAACAAGTTTCATTGCAGAAAAGGATGGTAAACTTGTGGGTTTTCTAATAGGATTCCTTTCTCAAACTCATTCAAATGAGGCGTATATTCATTTCGTTGGAGTTCATCCTGAATACAGAAAGCATAATATTGGAAAACATTTATACAATAAATTTTTTAATGTAGTAAAGCATAATAATCGAAGTATTGTTCGTTGTGTAACGTCACCTGTCAATAAAGTTTCGATTGCCTATCATACCAAACTGGGTTTTGAAATTGAAGATGGAGATAGAATTATTGAAGGCCTATCATTAAATACAGACTATGACGGACCGAATCAAGACAGAGTTTTATTTGTAAAGAAATTAGATTAAAACTAA
This genomic stretch from Lysinibacillus pakistanensis harbors:
- a CDS encoding GNAT family N-acetyltransferase, which gives rise to MEIRSVKGSDYYVISPLINEWWGGRNMSDKLPKLFFDHFAQTSFIAEKDGKLVGFLIGFLSQTHSNEAYIHFVGVHPEYRKHNIGKHLYNKFFNVVKHNNRSIVRCVTSPVNKVSIAYHTKLGFEIEDGDRIIEGLSLNTDYDGPNQDRVLFVKKLD